A single region of the Fenollaria sporofastidiosus genome encodes:
- a CDS encoding ATP-dependent helicase, giving the protein MNNILDRLNASQREAVLYNSGPLLIMAGAGSGKTRVVTYKIAYLIENALASENEILAITFTNKAAKEMKDRVASFLNKDISSMWIGTFHSIALRLLRRHANLVGYTNNFTIYDRDNQLTLIKDILKELELDPKTYVPSYFINLISTLKMQNLDADEYESISDSYRKKTDAEVYRLYQKKLLEYDAMDFDDMIANCVRLLEENDDVRQIYQERFKYVFVDEYQDTNYMQYKMVKLLSDLYKNICVVGDADQSIYGWRGADIRNILNFEKDYKNVKTILLEQNYRSTKNILNAANKIIKNNDERKDKNLWTDNQDGDDIYCYMTQSNVEESYFVAQKIKELLNEGYKESDFAILYRTNAQSRSFEDMFLKFGIKYNIVGGVKFYDRKEIKDILAYFKFLDNTSDFISLKRIINTPRRGIGDKSVESITEDMINKNISLYDALSISKNKKIKDFYECMDYIKKLKDNLSLSELYDLVLDKTEYLSALESENTVEARTRIENLDEFRNLLLDYEDNYDEITLKDFLGEISLLTDLDKTEDKGEAVTMITMHSAKGLEYNIVFIVGMEDGLFPSERAIDEGSLEEERRLCYVAVTRAMKKLFLSLAKERRVYGQTIVSKPSRFIDEAQDAVKLVNYRSDKFDESSIFESSVNNKASHREQSFDKTVSRFKSFSGSEGPSGDKKDIKAGDKIKHKAFGEGMVVSVNGKNLTISFPNKGIKILNIDFAPIKRID; this is encoded by the coding sequence ATGAATAATATTTTAGATAGATTAAACGCAAGCCAAAGGGAAGCTGTTTTATATAACAGTGGTCCCTTATTAATCATGGCTGGGGCAGGTTCAGGCAAGACTAGAGTAGTAACATACAAGATTGCCTACCTTATAGAGAATGCACTTGCGAGTGAAAACGAAATACTTGCGATAACATTTACTAATAAGGCTGCTAAAGAGATGAAGGACAGAGTGGCATCATTTTTAAATAAAGACATCTCATCCATGTGGATAGGCACCTTTCACTCTATAGCACTAAGACTGCTTAGACGCCATGCAAACCTTGTTGGATATACAAACAACTTTACTATATATGATAGAGACAATCAATTGACTCTTATCAAAGATATACTTAAAGAGCTTGAGCTTGATCCAAAGACTTATGTGCCATCATACTTTATTAATTTAATATCTACATTGAAGATGCAAAACTTGGATGCAGATGAATACGAAAGCATTTCTGATAGCTATAGAAAGAAAACTGATGCAGAAGTTTACAGATTATATCAAAAGAAGTTGCTCGAGTATGATGCGATGGACTTTGATGACATGATAGCTAACTGCGTTAGACTTTTAGAAGAAAATGATGACGTAAGACAAATTTATCAAGAGAGATTCAAGTATGTCTTTGTAGACGAGTATCAAGATACAAACTATATGCAGTATAAGATGGTAAAGCTGCTTTCAGATCTTTACAAGAACATCTGCGTAGTAGGTGATGCAGATCAAAGTATATATGGCTGGAGAGGAGCAGACATCAGAAACATCTTAAACTTTGAAAAAGATTATAAAAATGTTAAGACTATACTACTTGAGCAAAACTATAGGTCGACTAAGAATATATTAAATGCTGCTAACAAGATTATAAAGAACAACGACGAGAGAAAGGATAAGAACCTTTGGACAGATAATCAAGATGGAGATGACATATATTGCTACATGACGCAAAGCAATGTGGAGGAGAGCTACTTTGTTGCGCAAAAGATAAAAGAGCTATTGAACGAAGGTTATAAGGAGAGCGACTTTGCAATACTTTATAGAACTAACGCTCAATCGAGATCTTTTGAAGATATGTTCTTAAAGTTTGGCATCAAATATAACATAGTTGGCGGAGTAAAGTTCTACGATAGAAAAGAGATCAAGGACATACTTGCCTACTTTAAATTTTTGGATAATACAAGCGACTTTATCTCTCTTAAGAGAATTATAAATACACCAAGAAGAGGTATTGGAGACAAAAGTGTTGAGAGTATAACAGAAGATATGATTAATAAGAATATTAGCCTTTATGATGCTCTATCCATAAGCAAGAATAAAAAGATAAAGGATTTTTATGAATGCATGGACTACATCAAGAAGCTAAAGGACAATCTTAGCTTGTCAGAGCTATATGATTTAGTTTTAGATAAGACTGAATATCTTAGTGCACTTGAAAGTGAGAACACTGTCGAAGCAAGAACAAGAATTGAAAACTTAGATGAGTTTAGAAACCTTTTACTTGATTACGAAGATAATTATGATGAGATTACACTTAAAGACTTCTTAGGAGAGATTTCACTTTTAACTGACCTTGACAAGACAGAGGATAAGGGCGAGGCAGTAACTATGATTACTATGCATAGCGCCAAGGGTCTTGAGTATAATATCGTCTTCATAGTTGGTATGGAAGACGGTCTCTTCCCAAGCGAAAGAGCTATCGATGAGGGTAGTCTTGAAGAGGAAAGAAGGCTTTGCTATGTAGCAGTGACTAGAGCAATGAAGAAGCTGTTCTTAAGCTTAGCTAAAGAGAGAAGAGTTTATGGACAAACTATAGTATCTAAACCATCAAGATTTATTGATGAAGCACAAGACGCTGTAAAGCTAGTTAACTATAGATCAGATAAATTTGATGAGAGCTCTATATTTGAAAGCTCAGTTAATAACAAGGCTTCTCATAGAGAGCAAAGCTTTGACAAGACTGTTTCACGTTTTAAATCATTTAGCGGAAGCGAAGGCCCATCAGGTGATAAGAAAGACATCAAGGCAGGCGACAAGATTAAGCACAAGGCCTTTGGTGAAGGTATGGTCGTTAGTGTCAATGGTAAGAATCTTACTATAAGTTTTCCAAATAAAGGTATTAAAATTTTGAATATTGATTTTGCACCAATAAAAAGGATAGATTGA
- the ligA gene encoding NAD-dependent DNA ligase LigA produces MDRMEELIKKLEEYNYHYYVLDDPIVSDKEYDKLYDELVKLENETGVHLPYSPTQRVGDAVLDKFVKHTHLGRLWSLDKAQSFDALRQWHEKNLRFVNSYNETHSDKLQNLEYILEYKFDGLTINLTYDEGIFKMGATRGNGEVGEEIYEQVLTIKSIPLRVKYKGKFEVQGEGLMPLSKLEEYNEKNEVQLKNARNAAAGALRNLDVKETEKRHLITYLYNIAYIEGKEFKTQEEIVEFIKDNALPVSNYHKKFSSMEDLLKEIDIQKEERLKQDFLTDGMVIKINDVKTQKLMGYTNKFPRFAIAYKFEALETSTRIIGVEWNVGRSAKVTPTALLEPVDIGGVTIKRATLNNLEDIKRKNLHLNERVLIRRSNDVIPEIMGPLKTDEEVYDIKQPDRCPYCHSKLYKEGVHYFCPNTLGCKPQLVKTIVHFASKEAMNIDGFSEKTAELFLEKLDIDQVSMLYDLKEEDLLKLDGFKEKKAKNIIDSIQNSKTVQLKNFIYALSIPNVGVKTSRDLAEHYKSVENFLKADFNDLIAIEDVGEITANEIVSFLNDETSEKSIQSLFEHGIKVLDVQDHGDRSLEGLKFVLTGTLENYTRDELKNILEEKGAKVQGSVSSKTDYVVVGENPGSKFDKAKTLNIKILYENDLKELI; encoded by the coding sequence ATGGACAGGATGGAAGAATTAATCAAGAAGCTAGAGGAGTATAATTACCACTACTATGTGCTTGATGACCCTATAGTTTCTGATAAAGAATATGACAAGTTATACGATGAGCTAGTGAAGCTTGAAAATGAAACAGGAGTTCACTTGCCATACTCTCCAACACAGAGAGTAGGCGATGCGGTGCTCGATAAGTTTGTTAAGCATACACACCTTGGAAGGCTTTGGAGTCTTGATAAGGCTCAAAGCTTTGATGCACTTAGACAGTGGCACGAGAAGAACCTTCGCTTCGTAAATTCATACAACGAAACACATAGTGACAAGCTTCAAAACCTTGAGTATATACTTGAATATAAGTTCGATGGCCTTACTATCAACCTAACATACGATGAAGGAATTTTTAAGATGGGAGCAACAAGGGGCAATGGCGAGGTAGGCGAAGAGATATATGAGCAGGTACTTACCATAAAGTCCATACCTCTTAGAGTTAAATACAAAGGCAAGTTTGAGGTACAAGGCGAGGGCCTTATGCCGCTATCAAAACTTGAAGAGTACAACGAAAAGAACGAAGTGCAGCTTAAGAACGCAAGGAACGCTGCAGCAGGTGCGCTACGTAACCTTGATGTGAAGGAGACCGAGAAGAGACATCTAATAACTTATCTATACAACATTGCTTATATAGAAGGCAAGGAGTTTAAGACTCAAGAGGAGATTGTGGAGTTCATTAAAGATAACGCTCTTCCAGTTTCGAATTATCATAAAAAATTTTCAAGCATGGAAGACCTTCTTAAAGAGATAGATATACAAAAAGAAGAAAGATTAAAGCAGGATTTCTTAACAGATGGTATGGTAATTAAGATAAACGATGTAAAAACGCAAAAGCTTATGGGATATACAAATAAATTCCCACGCTTTGCTATCGCATATAAGTTCGAGGCACTTGAAACATCTACTAGGATCATAGGTGTTGAGTGGAATGTCGGTAGAAGCGCTAAGGTAACGCCAACGGCACTATTAGAGCCGGTTGATATAGGCGGAGTCACTATAAAGAGGGCGACACTTAATAACCTTGAAGACATAAAGAGAAAGAACCTTCATTTGAATGAGAGAGTTCTTATTAGAAGATCGAATGATGTTATTCCAGAGATCATGGGGCCACTAAAGACTGATGAAGAGGTCTACGACATAAAGCAGCCAGACAGATGCCCTTACTGCCATAGTAAGTTATATAAAGAAGGAGTACATTACTTCTGTCCTAATACATTAGGATGCAAGCCACAGCTTGTTAAGACCATAGTCCACTTTGCATCCAAGGAAGCGATGAACATAGATGGCTTCAGCGAAAAGACTGCTGAGTTATTCTTAGAAAAGCTTGACATAGATCAAGTGTCTATGTTATATGACCTTAAAGAAGAAGACCTACTTAAGCTTGATGGCTTCAAAGAGAAAAAGGCAAAAAATATTATTGATTCGATACAAAACTCAAAGACAGTACAGCTTAAGAACTTTATATATGCCTTGTCAATACCGAACGTTGGCGTAAAGACAAGCAGGGATCTTGCAGAGCACTACAAGAGTGTAGAAAACTTTTTAAAGGCAGACTTTAATGACCTAATTGCTATCGAAGATGTTGGTGAAATAACTGCAAATGAGATAGTTTCATTCTTAAATGATGAAACGAGTGAGAAGTCTATACAAAGTTTGTTTGAGCATGGTATAAAGGTGTTAGACGTTCAAGACCATGGCGATAGATCACTGGAAGGACTAAAGTTTGTTCTAACAGGTACGCTTGAAAACTATACGCGTGATGAACTTAAAAATATTCTTGAAGAAAAGGGGGCAAAGGTACAAGGCTCTGTATCATCAAAGACAGATTATGTAGTTGTTGGTGAGAACCCTGGTTCTAAATTTGATAAAGCGAAGACTTTAAATATAAAAATACTATATGAAAACGATCTGAAGGAGTTGATATGA
- a CDS encoding Asp-tRNA(Asn)/Glu-tRNA(Gln) amidotransferase subunit GatC — protein MMDRKDIENLCYTARLAIDESDIDAFTKKFNDIIDMISVVNELEDKDIAKTYQVNAYKECLLSDDVVDTEYMISKEEALKNAPEEKFGFFKLKRVVEA, from the coding sequence ATGATGGATAGAAAAGACATTGAAAATCTATGCTACACTGCCAGACTTGCAATCGATGAGTCAGACATAGATGCATTCACAAAGAAGTTTAATGATATTATCGATATGATATCTGTAGTTAATGAGCTAGAGGATAAGGACATAGCTAAGACTTATCAAGTTAACGCTTATAAAGAGTGCTTACTTAGTGATGACGTAGTTGATACTGAGTATATGATATCAAAAGAGGAAGCACTTAAGAATGCACCAGAAGAAAAATTTGGTTTCTTTAAACTAAAAAGAGTAGTAGAAGCTTAG
- the gatA gene encoding Asp-tRNA(Asn)/Glu-tRNA(Gln) amidotransferase subunit GatA, with protein MDITNLKAWQLKEKIINKELKVSEVTEAFINRSKEVDKDINSFISNDFEGAFERAKSLDDKEAKGKLFGLPIGIKDNISVKGMKNTCASKILKDYEAVFDANCIEHINEENGIILGKLNMDQFAMGGSNETSYFGPVHNPLDLKRVPGGSSGGSAAAVSSRQVPLSLGTDTGGSVRQPASYCACVGFKPSYGTVSRNGVVSLSNTLDQVSTFANDVKDLALITSAITHKDHRDLTSLSNPIDEITYTYDEAIKYLKSIKVGVPKEVLEDEKDPEVEKAYRESIKLLKNNGVEIVEIDLKDLKYAVSTYYIIMNAEASSNLSRFDGVKYGLRDFDAESLEEMYIKTRAEGFGPEVKRRILFGTYILSQDKDRDYFQNALKARTLLINDFKEAFKKVDTLLLPTSPLMPFEIGANINDPIKMYNADKYTVPVNIAGNCAISVPSTKEHILNSGMEFICDNLEDNKLIKIAYAYEGLVK; from the coding sequence ATGGATATTACGAATTTAAAAGCATGGCAATTAAAAGAAAAAATTATTAATAAAGAGCTTAAAGTTTCAGAAGTAACAGAGGCTTTTATTAATAGAAGCAAAGAAGTAGATAAAGATATCAATTCATTCATATCAAACGATTTTGAAGGCGCATTTGAAAGAGCAAAGTCTTTAGATGATAAAGAAGCAAAGGGCAAGTTATTTGGTCTACCTATCGGTATAAAGGACAACATCTCTGTTAAGGGAATGAAAAACACTTGCGCATCAAAGATACTTAAAGACTACGAAGCAGTTTTTGATGCAAATTGCATAGAGCATATAAATGAAGAGAACGGTATCATACTTGGTAAGTTAAACATGGATCAATTCGCTATGGGTGGTTCGAACGAAACATCATACTTTGGTCCTGTTCATAACCCACTTGATCTAAAGAGAGTGCCAGGTGGTTCATCAGGTGGATCAGCTGCTGCAGTTTCATCAAGACAAGTGCCACTTAGTCTAGGTACAGACACAGGTGGTTCTGTTAGACAACCTGCTAGCTACTGTGCTTGCGTTGGATTTAAACCAAGCTATGGAACAGTATCGAGAAACGGTGTTGTATCTTTATCAAACACACTTGATCAAGTATCAACATTTGCAAACGATGTAAAAGACCTTGCACTTATCACAAGTGCCATCACACATAAAGATCACAGAGACCTAACAAGTCTCTCTAACCCTATTGATGAGATTACTTATACTTATGATGAGGCAATCAAATACTTAAAGTCCATCAAAGTAGGTGTACCTAAAGAAGTTTTAGAAGATGAAAAAGATCCTGAAGTTGAAAAAGCATATAGAGAGAGCATAAAACTATTAAAGAACAATGGCGTTGAGATAGTAGAGATAGACCTAAAAGATCTTAAGTATGCAGTTTCAACATACTACATCATAATGAACGCTGAAGCAAGTTCAAACCTTTCAAGGTTCGATGGAGTTAAGTATGGCTTAAGAGACTTCGATGCAGAAAGCTTAGAAGAGATGTATATTAAGACAAGAGCTGAAGGCTTCGGACCAGAAGTTAAAAGGAGAATCTTATTCGGAACATATATACTTAGTCAAGACAAGGACAGAGATTACTTCCAAAATGCATTAAAGGCGAGAACACTTTTAATAAATGATTTCAAAGAAGCATTTAAAAAAGTTGATACATTATTACTACCAACATCGCCTTTAATGCCGTTTGAAATTGGAGCTAATATCAACGATCCAATAAAGATGTATAACGCAGACAAGTACACTGTTCCTGTTAATATAGCAGGTAACTGTGCTATATCCGTGCCAAGCACTAAAGAGCACATATTAAATTCTGGTATGGAATTTATCTGCGACAACTTAGAGGACAATAAACTTATCAAGATTGCTTACGCATATGAAGGGTTGGTGAAGTAG
- the gatB gene encoding Asp-tRNA(Asn)/Glu-tRNA(Gln) amidotransferase subunit GatB translates to MAYKTIVGLEIHVELKTKTKMFCHCKNEFGEEANTNVCPICLGLPGALPQVNKKAIEYAIKAGLAMNCKIHQHTRFDRKCYFYADLVKGYQITQDELPLCYEGYINIEDEEGNEKKIRLIRIHVEEDTGKSLHTDKGETLLDYNRSGVPLIEIVSYPDMNSAKEAREFLEKLKATVIYLGVSDGKMEEGSLRCDVNVNVVDTETGVKTNISEIKNIGSFRGVERAINFEEKRHIALLKEGKNTKKETRRWDELKGESILMREKIKANDYRYAPDGDIPPMDISDEMIEMLRKEMPELPDEKVARLVKDYGITKGDAKTLSLDVSLADYYEELAKKVGDNALALNWLLGDVLRRLKEDNKSIAQMPFAIEDLEKLLTLVKSNKINNNAGKKVLQEMFKEAEDPEAIVKRLGLVQVTDEGAIEEVVDKVLAANPQSIEDYKNGKNRAFGFLVGQVMKEMKGKGNPQIINELLNKKLK, encoded by the coding sequence ATGGCTTATAAAACTATTGTTGGACTTGAAATACACGTTGAACTTAAGACAAAGACAAAGATGTTCTGCCATTGCAAGAATGAATTTGGTGAAGAAGCTAACACAAACGTTTGTCCTATATGCCTAGGACTGCCTGGAGCTTTGCCACAAGTTAATAAAAAGGCGATAGAGTATGCGATTAAGGCAGGTCTTGCAATGAACTGCAAGATACATCAGCACACTAGATTCGATAGAAAGTGCTACTTCTATGCAGACCTTGTTAAAGGATATCAAATCACACAAGATGAGCTTCCACTATGCTACGAAGGTTACATTAATATCGAAGACGAAGAAGGCAATGAAAAGAAGATTAGGTTGATAAGAATACATGTAGAAGAGGATACAGGTAAATCACTTCATACAGACAAGGGCGAAACACTTCTTGACTACAACAGAAGTGGTGTACCACTTATAGAAATAGTTTCATACCCAGATATGAACTCAGCAAAAGAAGCAAGAGAGTTTTTGGAAAAGCTTAAGGCAACAGTTATCTACCTAGGAGTATCTGATGGTAAGATGGAAGAAGGCTCTTTAAGATGCGACGTTAATGTCAATGTAGTTGACACAGAGACAGGCGTTAAGACAAACATCTCAGAAATTAAAAACATCGGTTCATTTAGAGGCGTAGAAAGAGCTATCAATTTCGAAGAAAAAAGACACATTGCCCTACTTAAAGAAGGTAAGAACACTAAGAAAGAAACAAGAAGGTGGGACGAACTTAAGGGCGAGTCTATATTAATGAGAGAGAAGATAAAGGCTAATGACTATAGATATGCACCAGATGGCGACATACCACCTATGGATATATCTGACGAGATGATAGAGATGCTTAGAAAAGAGATGCCAGAGCTTCCAGACGAAAAAGTTGCAAGACTAGTTAAAGATTACGGCATAACGAAGGGCGATGCAAAGACACTTAGTCTTGATGTAAGCCTTGCTGATTACTATGAAGAGCTTGCAAAGAAGGTAGGCGACAACGCACTTGCACTTAACTGGCTACTAGGCGACGTACTAAGAAGACTTAAAGAAGACAACAAGAGCATTGCACAAATGCCATTTGCCATTGAAGATCTTGAAAAGCTACTTACACTTGTTAAGTCAAACAAGATTAACAACAATGCAGGAAAGAAAGTTCTTCAAGAGATGTTTAAGGAAGCGGAAGACCCTGAAGCAATCGTTAAGAGACTTGGTCTAGTTCAAGTAACAGACGAAGGAGCCATAGAAGAAGTCGTTGATAAAGTCTTGGCAGCAAATCCACAATCAATAGAAGACTATAAGAATGGTAAGAACAGAGCCTTTGGTTTCTTAGTTGGACAAGTAATGAAAGAGATGAAGGGCAAGGGCAACCCACAAATAATAAACGAGTTATTGAACAAAAAATTAAAATAG
- a CDS encoding N-acetylmuramoyl-L-alanine amidase family protein, translating to MRKFILSLLIIFCLLSSSNAYAKKINVKISNKEYKTQTVNVKVDGVNKVSKDMPSFIYKNRTLVPIRFLSETFGAKVDWNQKTQSAIITMTDKKIVLTINKAVASINGVQKKLDNSYTPRIIRVNGGGARTYVPLRLISEIFGYEVSWDQNTQTAIINTNTSSAANEEDDDVIILPSVDEFDEFKPNQETIKPNPNDNNQPTIKPNQDNYAHLSTIVATTYNNRDAILFKGLRGKYKAMILNNPDRLVLDFDSAIFDDPELYREYRIAFNGIKGVRASQFADNETSLADKNVRVVIDLEDSAIDYQIDDTNDGLVFYLKSSMKNFYTYDGRTFMVKNTEGRVSDYYYDNNKKTVTMNVETYKNIETGTEKFKDPFISSLSIERAANGYTYTINLVRNVLIEKLDTREADYAIKLSRIINNKPSDYLIMIDPGHGGKDPGGVSKIDGSSEVDFIPIVARALEAKLKAAGYNVMKTNDTIDEYVDIFERAKMANSVNADVFISIHANVADSPAASGFEVLYSSEAKHKNKTRNQKELATCILNAVGDLVGNKGRGLKEGAYVVTRNTNMPAALLEMEFLSNKKGLALLKSQAYLDKMVDGLFNGIVDYLNNYY from the coding sequence ATGAGAAAATTTATTTTAAGTCTACTTATTATTTTTTGCTTATTAAGCTCAAGTAATGCGTATGCAAAGAAGATTAATGTGAAAATTTCAAATAAGGAATATAAAACGCAAACGGTTAATGTAAAAGTTGATGGTGTAAACAAGGTAAGTAAGGATATGCCAAGCTTTATATACAAGAATAGAACCCTTGTACCTATAAGGTTTCTTTCAGAGACTTTTGGTGCAAAGGTTGATTGGAATCAAAAGACCCAGTCAGCCATCATAACTATGACAGATAAGAAGATTGTCTTAACTATTAACAAGGCTGTAGCAAGCATAAACGGCGTGCAAAAGAAGCTTGACAACTCATACACACCGAGAATTATCAGGGTCAATGGTGGCGGAGCAAGAACTTATGTACCGCTAAGGCTTATCTCTGAGATTTTTGGATACGAAGTCTCATGGGATCAAAACACTCAAACAGCGATCATTAATACTAATACTAGCTCTGCAGCCAATGAAGAAGATGATGATGTAATAATTTTACCAAGCGTTGATGAATTTGATGAGTTTAAACCTAATCAAGAGACGATAAAGCCAAACCCTAATGATAATAATCAGCCTACAATTAAGCCTAATCAAGATAATTATGCACATCTTTCAACTATAGTTGCGACTACTTATAATAACAGAGATGCTATATTATTTAAAGGCTTAAGGGGCAAGTACAAGGCTATGATACTTAATAATCCAGACAGGCTTGTTCTTGATTTTGATAGCGCAATCTTTGATGATCCTGAACTGTATAGAGAGTATAGGATTGCCTTTAATGGCATCAAGGGTGTAAGAGCTAGTCAGTTTGCAGACAATGAAACATCACTAGCTGATAAGAATGTAAGAGTGGTTATAGATCTTGAGGATAGTGCTATTGATTATCAAATAGATGATACTAATGATGGCCTTGTCTTCTACTTAAAGAGTTCAATGAAGAACTTCTACACTTATGACGGTAGAACTTTTATGGTCAAGAATACTGAAGGCAGAGTTTCTGATTACTATTATGATAACAATAAAAAGACTGTGACTATGAATGTTGAGACTTATAAGAACATTGAGACTGGAACTGAAAAGTTTAAAGATCCATTCATAAGTTCACTTAGCATAGAAAGAGCGGCTAATGGCTACACTTATACCATAAATCTAGTAAGAAATGTACTCATAGAAAAGCTTGATACTAGAGAAGCTGACTATGCAATTAAACTAAGTAGAATTATAAACAACAAGCCATCTGACTACTTGATTATGATAGACCCGGGTCACGGAGGAAAGGACCCAGGAGGAGTATCAAAGATTGATGGTTCTAGTGAAGTTGACTTTATCCCGATAGTTGCTAGAGCTTTGGAGGCAAAACTTAAGGCTGCAGGCTACAATGTCATGAAAACTAATGATACTATCGATGAATATGTTGATATTTTCGAAAGAGCTAAGATGGCTAATAGTGTTAACGCAGATGTATTTATAAGCATTCATGCGAATGTTGCTGATTCACCAGCTGCATCTGGCTTTGAGGTTCTTTACTCGAGTGAAGCAAAGCATAAGAACAAGACTAGAAATCAAAAAGAGCTTGCGACTTGCATACTAAACGCTGTTGGAGACCTTGTAGGTAACAAGGGCCGTGGCCTTAAGGAAGGCGCCTATGTTGTTACAAGAAATACCAATATGCCAGCAGCTCTACTTGAGATGGAGTTCTTATCAAACAAGAAGGGTCTTGCACTACTAAAGAGCCAAGCCTACCTTGACAAGATGGTGGATGGTTTATTCAATGGTATAGTAGATTACTTGAACAATTATTATTAG
- the rdgB gene encoding RdgB/HAM1 family non-canonical purine NTP pyrophosphatase, whose amino-acid sequence MKKVVVSTNNVNKLKEIKLIFHELGYEVLSKKEAGIADFDVEESGTTLEENAYIKAKVLRDMVECAVISDDSGLFCDGLYGEPGIYSARYAGEHGDDHKNNELLLKNLEGRDRTAHFKSVICFIDDNHKVFYGHGNVDGEILHEYRGEGGFGYDPLFLPKGHDKTYAEIGTEEKNKFSHRKRALEDIKEKILLEERHEDLYKKVDFALKLDEMKNIFRVNKIADGSRRENDAEHSFHAAVLAPVFKDMGKFEVDANKTAVLLLYHDLIEIYAGDTYCYDTKGNEDKKQRENAAADKLYSKLGTLGSELRKYWDEFEACETNEAKYANALDRFQPLLMHFAFNSHSWQDHNITKEAVLKRMAPIKIYSDEMYDFVLDYVESQFKKEEMK is encoded by the coding sequence ATGAAAAAAGTTGTTGTATCGACAAATAATGTAAATAAGTTAAAAGAGATTAAGTTAATATTTCACGAGCTAGGCTACGAAGTTCTTTCTAAGAAGGAAGCAGGCATTGCTGACTTTGATGTTGAAGAGAGCGGTACTACGTTAGAGGAGAACGCCTACATCAAGGCGAAGGTTCTGCGTGATATGGTGGAGTGTGCAGTAATAAGTGACGACTCAGGTCTATTCTGCGACGGACTATATGGCGAGCCAGGTATATACTCAGCACGTTATGCAGGTGAGCACGGCGATGACCACAAGAACAACGAGCTCTTGCTTAAAAATCTTGAAGGTAGAGACAGAACTGCTCACTTCAAGAGCGTCATTTGCTTTATAGACGACAATCATAAAGTCTTTTATGGACATGGCAATGTCGATGGCGAGATACTTCATGAGTACAGAGGCGAAGGCGGCTTTGGCTATGATCCACTCTTCTTACCAAAGGGTCATGACAAGACTTATGCAGAGATAGGCACAGAAGAGAAGAACAAGTTCTCTCATAGAAAGAGGGCCTTAGAAGATATAAAGGAAAAGATCTTACTTGAAGAAAGACATGAGGATTTATATAAAAAGGTTGATTTTGCACTTAAGCTTGATGAGATGAAAAATATATTCAGAGTGAACAAGATAGCTGATGGTTCAAGAAGAGAAAACGATGCTGAGCACAGCTTTCACGCGGCAGTTCTTGCGCCAGTATTTAAGGACATGGGAAAGTTTGAAGTTGATGCAAATAAGACAGCAGTCTTGCTTTTATATCATGATTTAATTGAGATATATGCAGGCGACACATATTGCTATGATACTAAGGGCAATGAGGATAAGAAGCAAAGAGAGAATGCTGCAGCAGATAAATTATACTCAAAGCTTGGCACACTTGGCTCAGAGCTAAGAAAGTACTGGGATGAATTTGAAGCTTGTGAGACTAATGAAGCAAAGTATGCAAATGCACTTGATAGGTTCCAACCACTCTTGATGCACTTTGCCTTTAACTCACATTCGTGGCAAGATCACAATATAACAAAAGAAGCCGTTCTTAAGAGGATGGCACCTATAAAGATATATTCAGACGAGATGTATGATTTCGTATTGGATTATGTAGAAAGTCAATTTAAGAAAGAGGAGATGAAGTAA